Below is a window of Cygnus atratus isolate AKBS03 ecotype Queensland, Australia chromosome 3, CAtr_DNAZoo_HiC_assembly, whole genome shotgun sequence DNA.
AGATCACTGCTACGTACAAGATAGGAGGTAGGACAAGTGTGAATCAATTATACTCATTCAAATATAAGTGTGTGTGCTGCTTCTTTGAAATGACACTTTTCTTATAGCTTAAATAttgttcttctttctgtgaagtCCTTGTTGAGAACCCATGGGATAAGGAATTGATTTGCAAATTCTTATCAGAGCTTCCTAAACCACTCAATACCTATGACAACTATTTTGAATGGAAATCTGCTCTTCCAACCATCAAACTGAAGGCTGAACTCCCCTTGGGTAAGAGCTACTtgatacatttcattttgaagcactttttgcaggtttttctgggaactcctgaaatattttttctaatccAGTTTACTTATGCATATATCCAAATAGCTTCCAGATTATCTAAACCTCAAATTTGAAATTAGaccttttttgtttgaaatcGGAACCTAACTATTTTTGTTTAGGTATTCTGAGGTAGGAACAAAGATACTTTTCCtagttttcctttcctggtAATTTGTGACACAATTCTTACACTTTGTATAGAACAGCAACAGTCCTCTGTCAACAAAATCTGTATGACAGTAATTGCAACATACTTCTATGGCTTAAAcattagtgtttattttttaaggaatgcACTTTAGAATTTGATTACTTCCAGGGAGTTGGACTAAAATagaaacactgattttaatgtATGGCACTTCGTAGCACTCTTGTTCTCTTCAGTGATTGCAGGCTCGCTTTTATGGAAAGCATGGCTAGCAAGAAGAGCAAGTAGAGAAAGACTAGCACTAGGGTTAAAGCAACAATTTGTTTATGGCTGGTGCTTCCAACCCCCCAATCCCTCCCCCAAGTATTGAAGTCTCATCTGTGAAGTTTGCAAGCAGGACTTTGTGTTGCTAATCTCTTTTTTCCATCTCATAAAGGTTCTAGCTCATTCCATGTGGACTGCTTGGTTGGAGAAGGAGCTTTTGCTCAAGTCTATCAGGCTTCCATTCTGGATGCCAGTAACCCTAGGAACAATCAGAAAGTAACATTCAAGGTAAGTAGTGTTGATTCAGAATAGTTCTGCTGGAAAATTCTGGAATCTTACAGTAATCTGACACCTCCCCGGATGGATTTTGCTGaggtttatttataaatatgtaataaagCATACTGGACTATCCTCAAAGCCTTGTTCAGTTTGTGTGCTGTAATGTCCGACGCATTCTACATGGAAAGTTTTTTATCCACCTGCCAGAACTTCCTCTTGATCTTTTTATAACATAGTCATAGGTAGCCTGGCTATAATTCTTAGTCTTTAGGGCATCTTTCTCAGCTGAGCAAATGGAGCTATTTGTGTGAAATGCTCTTAGTCCACAGCAAACTAAACTGTGTGTGAATTAATGATAAAACTGCTCTTACTGTTGGGTCACAGTGAAAGGGACACTTGCTTCCAGATGCATGCCTGCTAGCTTTCCACAAGCATTTTTGCGCTTTATGCAGCCAGCCTGTTTGGTGGCTGCTGGCTGTTGTATACTCTGCTGGGTGATGCCTCTAGGGTGCAGTTTTCTTAACAAGCGAGCTTGTCTAGATGGAGGTTGTAGGTTgagcagctccctccctgctctctccttctgcagcctgcttcAGTGCAGGAATGAGCAACAGATGATAGGATGTGCTTTCATCAGAACTACTGCCAAAAAGAAAGTCTGTACAACTGCAAGGTCAGTTTAGCCCAAGGGGGTTATACTCGATCACGCAGTCATGCATCTGCTCCTGGCTGAAATCCCATGTGCACTTATTACAGCCTGGCTGAAATGTGGCTGTGTGATTGAGTTGACACCCTAACCCGcttcaaatctgtttttcctacCTTTGGAATCTTTTTGTGGATCTCCTTTGCATCGTTTCAATCTTCCAACAAATAcgtatttttattataatacCTTAACTGGAAGTTTTCTGGTAGCTAAATGTAATGTTTAAGAAGCTTCTTTTTGAACATCAGGCATTTAGTGTTAGGGAGAGGAGTCAGAAAGGCTCTTCTCTTTGGAACTCATCATAAACCTTCCCTTAAAGCATATGTTGCCAGCAGGAGGCTGAAACATCGATGTTTTCAAAAGGCTAACATTTTGAATAGCATTAAAGAGCATGTAAGCCACAATGGAATTGTGGCATGTAGTTGAAGTAGTGATTCAAGAGAATTATTTGTTCAGTGGATTGACCTGAGGTTAACTACTTGAGatgtaagtatttttattcgatcaaaaagaaaagtgtttagGAACTTGAGTctgaagtttaagaaaaaagctgagaacttctgcttttttttttttatttactaggtatataaaaaaaaaaataacagatataCCTAGTACATTACTTTTTTGGTTACAGGTCCAGAAGCCTGCCAATCCTTGGGAGTTCTACATAGCAACCCAACTGGTAGAAAGACTCGATCCAAGTATACGCCATCTTTACATCCACTTTtattctgctcatttttttcaaaatggaagCATTTTAGTTGGTGAGCTCTACAACTATGGAACATTGCTGGTAAGTGTGCTCAGCTTGTGTCCTGAACATCTGTGTTCCTTTCTGAGTGCTGTTGCCTTGCAGTATACAGATGTCTCTTCACTTAATGGAACTTCATTGTGAACACAGTCTGTACTTATCAACATGGATACGTGATCCATAGAGTTGTTTTTGGTGTAGCTGATGGTTCTTCCCTATCTTTGTTTTGTACACAGAATGCcataaacatttacaaaaaacTTCCTGAAAAGGTGATGCCTCAAGCACTTGTAATCTATTTCGCTGTAAAAATTCTTTATATGGTAGAAGAGCTCCACAGCTGCAAAATCATCCATGGTGACATTAAACCTGATAACCTCCTACTTGGAGAAAGGCAAGTATTTCACTTTGCTACATGTGATGTCAGTATATCATGGTATTATAGTCTCGATGCTTATCGAATTGCTGCTTCTCGTCTTGGTTGAAGGTTTCTGGATAATGATACATGTGACATAGATGGCCTCTCTCATGGCTTGACGCTCATTGACTTGGGACAGAGTATAGACATGACACTCTTTCCTGAAGGAACCACGTTTACTGCAAGGTGCGAAACATCTGGGTTCCAGTGTATTGAAATGCTGACACAGAAGCCGTGGAACTACCAGGTATGAGGTTGTAGAGACAGCCTGAATATTTGGAGCTTAATGCGTACATTAAGCATATGAGTAGatgaattacagaaatattagaCTTTTGCACTGGTTCTGTAGATTCAGCTCAGTGCTCCAGGAGCATGATCCTGAACCCTCTTATGGAGCTTGCTCTGTTGGCTCCAAGGAGTGtggtttttgcttcttttttgttctgagtttgtttttttgctaatttttaGTGGTTTGggtatgcatttttaatatggaaCTTCCGTATACCTTTAGACAGACTACTTCGGCATAGCAGCAACGGTCTACTGCATGCTCTTTGGTACCTACATGCAAGTGAAGAATGAAAATGGTGTCTGGAAGCCTGAAGGTTCCTTCAGAAGGTTGGTGTCAAATCTTTTTCAAAACTCCCATCTATAGGAAGATATATCGTTAACCTCAAACCTGGTAGTAGTTTCTGTCACAGCTTTTGGCATTGTTTGCCTTTACCTCTCAGTGCTCTAAAAAACACGGGTTTAGTGCACAGGAACTGCCTCACAGAACTTACTGACTAAAGTACGGAAAGCCTTTTGGCAGTGGATGTAGTGAGTTGCATAGCATTCTTGGCTTCTTGCTGcctggaaggaggaaaaatccCTCTGGTTCACTAAGCAGCATGCCACAACAGAAACTGTTCTGTTACATGATGGTCTGCAGTTGCTCCAACCTGTAGATGGGGCGGGAATGGGTAAATACaggaaacagtattttaacaaTTTAGACTTAAACcttttttgatgctttttttttggttgttgttgttgttcctttcaGGCTTGCCAATGCTGAACTGTGGAAAGAGTTCTTTGACAGCATGCTAAACATACCGAATTGCCATAGCCTGCCTCCTTTAGGAGTTTTACGCAAAAGGCTGAAGGACTTATTTTGCAAGTCATatgtaaaggaaataaagttcCTTCGGAACAGACTTGTTGTGTTGCTCATAGAGCACAAACGGTCACGAAAATAAGCATTTAGCTTGCAAAGTGATTGAGAATTGGAACATCCTGAATGTGAAATCTTTTTGTAAtaccttgttttaaaaataaacattcttgGGTTAGCTTCAGGAATGGTAACTTTCATCTTTCTGTGGTTTCATGAAAGAAGTTGCACAGAAATTTTACTGCATGGAAACTAAGTGTTAATTGAACTTGCGTAGTTTCAGTGTGGGAGGCACAGGCATGCTAGAGACTGTCTATAGTTGTAATAATGTGTAGTGCATTTTGAGCGGCGGGGAAAAAAGCTGGTGAAAAAGGTTGCGCAGATGATGCTTGCAGCCTCACTGTGTAGAGGATTTAATCCAGTCAGGTGAAGGGCAGGCTTAAATGGAGAGTGTATGTGAGGTGTTCAGGATGCGTTTTTCCCAATAAGAAGAAGGGTGAACAGAGCCTTTTGGAAGGAGCAGGTTGTTGGAAACTTGAATGTAATTCCAAACTGAGATCCTACCATCATGGAAGATTCCAGAATCTCTTCTAGGAGAAGTGAAGACAGCAATTGGAAGTGAAATAGCCTACTCTAAAGGCTGCAGGAGGGTGAACTCGTGTGACTTGATAGACTCCTTGGAAAAAACCCTGGATGGTAGGTGTAAGGAGGACAAGTCCTTGTTCTCCTAGAAAAGCCACTGAAGCCATCTGCTAATAACTAATGAATATGAGGGAACACTCTTTCGAGTCGGTGACAAGATGAGTGTGCGGATGAGCAGCAGCGCTCGAGAGTGCTGTTACTGCAATTCTTTGAGGTTTGTGGCTCATACATTCACAACTCTTATGCTCTACTCTTTCTCTCAGGAACTTCTAGGTTGAAAGAAACTGAGGTTAGCAGatgagatttagattagatagaACTTAAGTCACACTTGTCACTTTTGTTACATTTGCTTCTGACCAGTCACAAAAAATTATTAGAGACATGGGCAAAACCAAGAGACAAATGTCTCCCTGCTGGAACTGAAATGGTTGTTTTCTGGTCATTGcgaggttttgttttcccttactGTGGCAAAATGTTGTGTTGTGGTAGCTGGCAGCTTCCTCTGGAAAACTCCGGAAAAGCATTCCTTTTACAAGtacccttttttctcttttttctctaataTATTTCTACACATTTCTTAATTACAGCAGCCAATATACCAGTGCACTGCGTGGTTACTACTGCAGCAACGCGCTCACTTGAGTTGGGTGAGGTTAGCTTGGCTTCATAGATACCTTGTCAAATACAAAGTGTCAAACTAGCTTAGCTTTGCCCCAAATCACAAGAACTTCAAAAACAATTGCTTATTTGGAGCAATGTATCCACATTCACTCATACCAAGCGAACCTCTCAGGGGGAGgctttctctgcctttgcatttcttcaaagtaaaaatTGTTCAAGCTATTCATTCTTGTGGCTGAACATTTAAAAGGACTCTGGGAACAGCTGGGGCAGGACATGGTCTACAGGCACCAGGAAGGCAGGAATGAGCTATGGCTCGTGCTCGTGTGGAGGGATGTTTCCTCTCGAGCTCCccttgctgcttttcatttctgtatccTGTACGCTGCTCAGCTGAGCCTTGCTGCTGAAACATCTGTGACCTTTTCACAGAGCCACAGCTCTGATCGCTCTTGAGGGCTTTCCAGCTGCACTCGCATGCTGAAGTGTCCTGACCTGCCTTTGCTCCCCTCTCCCAGGGTTCCCACGTGGTGGTGAAATCTCCCTGGCTGCCCTGTCTTGGGACTCGCAAGGGCGCACGCTGGGAGCTACGGCTGTGTGCAGCAGGTGCGCCTTTGGCCGCTTGCCCGAAAAGCACACCACAGCTTATTACTGCCTGCCTCTGAGCCTCTGTGGCTGCTGATTGATCTCGAGGAGTAAACACTGACTTTGTTCCTCGCGTGCTGGCGGCACTTCGCATTAATGCCATACCAACTCTGAGTAATGGATCGCTCACAGTGCGCCTTTGACTGTCGAGAAGCAGGAATTGCTTGGAGGTTCCCAGCAGCGAGGTGCTTATCTTCCTAATGGCCTTGCTCCTGTGTCAAAGATGAAATGGGGAGTTGTAACTGGGAGCTGCAGGATCTGGAGTGATTCATAAAGATAACTTATGGGAAAGATGAGAGCCAGTAGTCCTACTTGCCTGCCCCAGGGAAATTAGCACTCAGCATGTGCGCTGTGCCCCAAAATACCACTGTTCAGACGTTGTCAGTCTGACTTTGCTATCTAGaggataaaaatgttttatcagcAGGGTGTAGGCTGTTTTAAAGGTTTTGGATAGATGGGagcagttctgtattttgcatgcaaaaatgacagtaaaaatgtttatatcaTTTCAGAGCCTCAAATCTTAAAAGAAGGGGCTGATTTGGTTCACAATGGCTGATTTTGCTCAGATTCTGTGTTGTTTTCCTAAGTCTCACCAGTAAGTAGCCTGTTCCTGCTTCTTCCCTCAGTTAACATTTTATGGGGACCTTTCTCCAGTAGAAGTGCCAAGGTACAGCTGCCCCACGCTGCTCTCAGTGCTGTGTCTGTATTCTAAAAGCATGATCCTTTCCCCTTAGACTGGGGGCTTCCAGCAGCATGTGTGATGTGGGAAGGAGCTCTGCTTGGGCACTCAACCAGTTTTAGCCCAAGTCCTCCCAGAGCAGCGGGGATGAGCTGCAGCGGGGATGAGCTGCAGCGGGGATGAGCTGCAGCGGGGATGAGCTGCAGCGGGGATGAGCTGCAGCGGGGATGAGCTGCAGCGGGGATGAGCTGCAGCGGGGATGAGCTGCAGCGGGGATGAGCTGCAGCGGGGATGAGCTGCAGCGGGGATGAGCTGCAGCGGGGATGAGCTGCAGCGGGGATGAGCTGCAGCGGGGATGAGCTGCAGCGGGGATGAGCTGCAGCGGGGATGAGCTGCAGCGGGGATGAGCTGCAGCGGGGATGAGCTGCAGCGGGGATGAGCTGCAGCGGGGATGAGCTGCAGCGGGGATGAGCTGCAGCGGGGATGAGCTGCAGCGGGGATGAGCTGCAGCGGGGATGAGCTGCAGCGGGGATGAGCTGCAGCGGGGATGAGCTGCAGCGGGGATGAGCTGCAGCGGGGATGAGCTGCAGCGGGGATGAGCTGCAGCGGGGATGAGCTGCAGCGGGGATGAGCTGCAGCGGGGATGAGCTGCAGCGGGGATGAGCTGCAGCGGGGATGAGCTGCAGCGGGGATGAGCTGCAGCGGGGATGAGCTGCAGCGGGGATGAGCTGCACAAAGCCCCAGGTACAGTCGGggcattattttatttgtgcatCTATCCACAGGAGGGAGACAAACAACAGACTTTCATAAATCTCCCTGGTCTCACTGTACTGCAGAGATGTTTTGTTGTGTCAGACGTTCTGCTCAAATTGTTAAACTTGAGAAACACCCCGCAGTTGGATAGGTAAAATAAACCCGGGCTGCCCAACACGCTGGCTGGGTGCTGAGAAAGTGCAGGGGCATTCAGCTTGAGAGCTGAGCCTTGCCACAACCAGGGATGtagagtttgtttttcataggCCTTGCTATTCTGAGACAGTACTTTGGCCTGGGGACCACAGTGGGAGAGGCAGCCATGCAGTGAGCTGAAATTGCAGGCTGCTTTGCATGTAGAGGTACCGAGAAACTCTTGTCCTGTTGTTTTGATAAATGAAATTGCACTGTAGAGAAGCCTGTATTGATGGGAGGGGCGTTGACCACAGCACATGTGTCATTTTTGGTAATTCCCTCGTTGTTTATCTTCTCCCGGCTCCACCATTCCCTGCAGCTGGCGGTCGCCCTGCTGCGTGCCGCAGCACTCTCCTCCCCGGGCATCCAGCCCGCGCTCCCCCAGCCGTGGCGCTGGCACGCTCCCCTTCCCGTGCTGCGCTCTGCCTGCTGTCACAGGGGAAGCCTTCGGCCTTGATCCCAAACAGCCGGCTGCCCCGTCAGCTGGAGCGCATCAGCTGGAGCGCATCAGCTggagcagcctcctccagcGGGTGGAAACATAAACACCCGGCGCTGGggatttttcctcctcctccgttTACTTTTCTTACGCGTGGAGCTAGAGCCAGCTGTTCCCCATCCAGGCACAGATCTCTGCCAGGGCTCATGCGCTCACAGAATTTCGTTCATTGTAGTGCAGCCTCCTCCggtgcctgtgtgtgtgcagaaggacctggggagGCTAGAGCTGTCCCTACTGGCCTGTATCACCCTGCACGCAACTGGCACGGCTGGGGGGGTTCAGGTGTGCGCCCCACATGTGTGCCATCCCTGGGGAGCGCAGGTGgggccccagcagctgcacccGAGCCTCCAAAACCCAAATGtcagggctgtgcctgctgcgACAGAGCCTTTGCCTGCACGCGTGGGTGTAGGAGTTTCACATCGTTATCTacagggggaaggggggagctgAAAGCTGCCCTGGCCCCTGGCTTGAGGGGCTCACCgagctccccctgctccctgtggCCACTGAGGATGCCTGTGGGGATGCGCTGTATGGGCTGGGGGTCTGTAGTCACTGTGATTTTACTGTCCTGGGCAcgctctgctttgctgcaaaTTCCTCTGGCTGTAGGCTGGTGGGGGGACCCTAAGGGCAGCACAGCTGGTGGGGACAGCTGGGGCCACTGCCCACGCTCcgcagggctgggtgcaggcTGCTGCTACCCATGGTATTTTCCATTGAAAAGGGTAAAAGCATCCCAGGGCGGCGGCTGTGCAAGCAGGGTGACAGAAGGGTGGTcgggggggcggcaggggcCTCCTGTTTTCTAACCGACTTTAAAACAAGCTGCTAAAAAAGagctttgattaaaaaaaaaaaaaaagtgcaaaaaccCAAAACCCCAGCTGGCAAGGCTGATGTTTCCTCTGTGTGCGCCGAATCCACGCTGATGAAGATCTCTAGGTATCCCCAGAGTTGCCCTTTAGAGATAACTCATCTTGGGGCCTCCACCACCCACGCccagaggagagatttcctggTGCGTGGGTGGCTTgctctttcttctgcagaaaaccCAACTTTACTCATTTTTTGCTCTGTGCCATGGTGCCCTTGGTGAGCCCAGGGCCCCTGCCAGGGTCTGACACTTGCTTCTCTTGTGTCCTCTAGGGCTTGCTGGTGGCCACccatccccaagcagccagGGCCTGAGCCCTTGCTGCCAGTAAAATCTCCCTAAACCTGGCTTGCCAGGCACTGGAGTTCTCAGTTCCatttaaaaagggggaaaaaaaggcaaaatttaaaGTTAGAAGTCGCAGGCACCTCCCCACTGAGCCAGGTGCATGGTGACCAAGCAGCTCTCCCCTGTCCCATAGGTTGTGGCACTAACGTCCCCCAAGGTCCTGCTGACAGCACCTGGGTGTCCCCAGCTCAAAGGGGCTGGGGTGGCACCTTCACCCATTGTCCCGTGCCACACATGGGCTTTTTTGGGTGCGTCAGGGCTGCTGATGCTCCTGGCTGGTGCCAGCACCCGGCGCGCATCCGGCTGCTGCTGGATCATCCACATTGTCCCACGCCCCTGCCAGGGAGAAGCAGCGTGCTGTGGACTGAAAaacctcctccttctcccagaTAAGcatctccctctttttttctcacccCGCGACATCTTCGAGGCTCTTCAGATGATTCACGAGCAGCTCTGCGTCTGTTGGTGCGCTCAGAGGGCTGAAAAATGACAGCGTTTTGCATGAAGCGCACTGTTGTGCTGTGGTAAAGGTCAGGCTCCAGCACCGATTCAGATAAAGCCTCGTATTTAAGGCATGTGGCTTAAACTGATTTTATCTGCCAGTATCAAGTGAAATAACATTTATCACAATgggctggagaagcagaagtcatttttttccatacctgGGTGCCgcacaatttaaaatatttgagctCAGCGAGCAGCTGAGTGCACAGTGTGTCTTTTGGGGTTTTTTTAGTGCTCTCCAATACTGTGGACTTCCAGCTCTCCACAGTGAGGGCTGTGCTGTCAGCACGAGCGGCCCCTAGCTGGGTGCtgtctccttttccctttcccttgtCCCCACAGCGCTGGGTGCCATGGCCACGCTGGTGTGGCAGAGCCAGGGTGCGAGGCTTGCCGGCAGACTGCCATGCCAAGGCAGCACCTTTGAAATTTATCAAACATTCGATCTGGCGACAGACGGCACAGCCGAAGCCTTGAGATTGGATGGAGGGAAACACCGGGTTTTTGGCGGGCAGAGCCGGGCTGAGGGCACACGCAAAGGGGCCAGAGGAACACCTGGGTGACCCCGGTGGGGTTGGGGACCTAGGGCAGGCGATATCCCCACTCCTCTCTGTGTTCATCCCAAACAGGTGATGCTACTGGCGTCGAGGCCTCAGGATGATGCCAGTTGCTCGTGCTGTGCCCAGACCCAGAGCGTTTTTACAGACGGGTGAAAACTGCCATGCTTTGCAGTTCCCAGGGGAACTGGGGCACGGGGCCCCGGTGTGCATCCCCAAAACCGTGCCTGAAGGCGGGCTGTCGCGGAGGTGCAAGGGACGGCCTGTTCCCGCAAGGCGTTTACCCGACAGCCCTTCTGTTCGCGTGAGCCACCCACGCAGAAACCAAACTGAACGGTGAAGAGTAAATAGCAGAAGCATCTGACTGTCGACGCcatgcctgctgcctgcctctcccctttCTATCTCATCCCTGGCTTGCCCAGAGGGGCTGAGTGTGATGGACAGCCCCTAGGCTACAGTTTTATCCCTGATGAGCTTTTCCCAATTGCCCCCCGGTGGTGCTGCCGGCGGGGCCTGGCCGTGCTCCCTGGCATGGGTGGCGGGGCCAGAGGAAGCTGTggttggctgctgctggctgccacGGCACAGGTTGGAGTTTGTCACCGCAAAATATCATGGTGATTGTTCACACGAGGCACATCGCGAGCGAGtctgcctttttcccccttttcctcccctcctctctcatTTCCAGACTAAAATTCAGCACCAGAGTGCGGGCGTGCAAGGGTGTGTGCGGGTAGGAGCTCTCACGAGGGGGCTGCATGGTGCCAGGAGGGTGCACGTGCCAGGGGTGCATGTGCCAGGGGTGCATGTGCAAGGGGTCGCGTATGGCAGCATGCAGCACGTGTGTACAGAGCAAGCGGGAGTGCAAGGGGCGTGCATGGTGCAAGGGCTGTCCGTGGTGCAAGGGGCGTGCAAGGCCGCGCGTGCCCGGTGCTGGGGGGGAGGTTGGGCTGCGCGTTCCCGCTCGCGGCGGGGGCGCGCGGCGCGCGGCCGCGGGAGGGCAGCGGAGGTGagcgggcggggccgggggcggcgctGGCGGCGCTGGTAAACacggggcggggcgcggcggggggggcggcgcaGCGCGGCAGCGGGAGCCCGGAGCGCGGCGGGAGCACCGTGAGCGGGGACGGGACGGACGGgacgggggaatggggggggggaaggaggaggaggagaggagaggaggaagaagaggggggGAGGAAAGcgcggggagggcggggggggccgtGCGGGCGCTGCGGGCAGAACAAtggggccgggcggggaggcggggaggaggaggaggaggaggaggaggaggaggcggggaggaggaggaggaaggggcgggggcagccccggccgcccgccgctcAACGCGCTCCGCCCGCAGGCGCCGCGCAGCCCGATGGCCAAGCAGCCCCCCGAGGCGAAGGCGCAGCGCGGCCGCCAGGCTGGGCGGCTGCCGCCGGCCgaggggccgggcccggcggcgcAGCTGAGGCCCGGAGCCCCCGCCGCCCTGCCCGGCCTCCCCGCAGCcgcctcgtcctcctcctcgccgTCGTCGTcggccgccgcccggcccgtCTCGCCCGGCAGCCCGCCGCGGGCGCAGCCGCCgcccgccagccccggcccgTTCGCCACCCGCTCGCCGCTCTTCATCTTCGTGCGGAGGTCGCCGCTGCTGTCGCGCTCCTCCAGCGGCTACTTCTCCTTCGAGGCCgagcgcagccccgcgcccATGAGCTGCGACAAGGCCACGCAGACCCCCAGCCCGCCCTGCCAGGCCGTCAGCCACTACCTGAGCGCCATGGGTGAGTGAGCCAGCCGAGGTGCCGGGCGCCACATGCTGCACGCTGCCGCTCCTCGAGACCTCGGCGGCGCGAGGCCAGGCCTCCGTGGGCACGCGTGGGCCACAGGAGGCCGCGAGGCTCGGCCGCGCTCCGGCCCCGGGTCGCTTCCCGTGAGGGGTGAGGGTGCGCAGGGCTTCGCGCTGCCCCGAGGTGTGCTGCTTCTCgcttgttttcctgctttggcTTTGTGGgcgctctttttttttctcttcaaactgCCTTGGTGCCCAGCGGTGGGTTGGAGGCACCAGGGTCGCAATGCGCCCGCTCGTTTCGGTGAAACCGCAATGGGCACTTGGAAGCGGCGCGGTGGCGGGCGGGCGTCTGTTTACACGCGGCTCGCCAGGTAAGGCGGGAGTGGAAGCCTCTAGCGGCAGAGCGCGCACGACTGCCCGGGTCCCGCGGCACGATGCCTTTCCTCCTCGTGATTAATTCCCCGCCGTCATCGGAGGAAACCTTTCGGCTTCCGCCCAGCGAAACCCGAGGGAGGTGGGCGCGTTCCCACGGAGCGGGGCAGGTAGCGCTTCCTGGGGAATAACAAACGCCGGCTCCAAGCTTTACGCGAtcaaaacatctgttttttttttttttttttcatggttaaTGGCTGTGGTTACAGCTGCAGAGCGCTTACTGTAATATGCCCTTAGGAAAGATTTTCTGACATTATTGCTGTAATTACAGCTTAATGCAAGTTTCACAACCTTGTGTAGCAAACACACGTGGCACCACCAGACAAGGATGCTGGAGttgtgcagcagggaggcatGGATGGTCTCGAAGCAgcaaatagctttttttctggtgcTTCAGGAAGAGGTTGAAGTTTGCCCTGATTTTTCTGAGCTCTGGCTTTTTCACATCCATACAGAGAGCTCAGCAAAAGCTGTCGAGACACAGATTTTACTCCAGCCTTTGTTCTGTTATTGTTGCTAGGGGCATCATCCTAAACAACCGTAAGCCAGTGGAAAATACTTGAGCTGCGTACAAGGGACCCTTGGCTACTTTCAGACCCTGTGAAGCCAGAGGCACGGGGCTGTTTTATTCCCATTGAGGGGCTGCAGGCCCCCAGCTGCGACCAGGTGGTGGGGATGGGCTCTGCGTGGTGGGCGAGGACATGGGGGTGATTATTGCCAGCGCTCGATCTGCGCGCTTCTGCCTCTGCCGGGTGCGTACCATCAGATTTCCACGTGGCGTGAGGAAATCCTTCTATCCCCCTCGAGGGAAGCAAGCAGAGGGACTTCTTGCTGAGTTTCTGTATACCTGTTTTAGTGGAGATGCCGACTGTCACACGTGGGCTGAGCAGTGGGGGCATGTGTGGGTGATGGGTGCCCACTGCCCCCAAAGCAgcctgctgttgtttttgtggCTCCTTTAGGAGtcaggagggaggaggcagggtgGAAGTTTCAGTGTGGAGTGAT
It encodes the following:
- the BCL2L11 gene encoding bcl-2-like protein 11 translates to MAKQPPEAKAQRGRQAGRLPPAEGPGPAAQLRPGAPAALPGLPAAASSSSSPSSSAAARPVSPGSPPRAQPPPASPGPFATRSPLFIFVRRSPLLSRSSSGYFSFEAERSPAPMSCDKATQTPSPPCQAVSHYLSAMASRWRSHLLAEEIQPEIWIAQELRRIGDEFNASYCPRRGFLDNHVGNPQIVILRLLHYIIRLIWRMQ